One window of the Agrobacterium larrymoorei genome contains the following:
- a CDS encoding ABC transporter ATP-binding protein, with the protein MMMSNALNKTVTAPATGPVLAVENLRTSFLVDGVWKPVVRDISFTVMPGETVAIVGESGSGKSVTSLSIMRLLQPDMSKIEGKVMLGGRDLLGLPEHETRKVRGNDVAMIFQEPMTSLNPLLTIGDQISEALLSHLPMSKADARAETIRILEKVRIPSAASRFDEYPHRFSGGMRQRVMIAMALATKPALLIADEPTTALDVTIQGQILDLIKMLQDEEGTSVLFITHDMGVVAEIADRTVVMYRGEQVETGPTADIFHRGQHPYTRALLSAVPVLGSMQAHQRPLRFPVVDVKTGDSDVPVEVKDTVVEGRPVLEVRNLTKRFDIHSGLFGTLTGRVHAVENVSFDLQAGETLSLVGESGCGKSTTGRAIMRLIEPNSGSVIVEGRDVLAMSKQDMREMRKSVQMIFQDPFASLNPRMTVGAAIAEPFLEHKMGSAKEAKDVVADMLTKVGLTPDMAGRYPHEFSGGQRQRVCIARALALKPKVIVADESVSALDVSIKAQVINLMLDLQQSLGLSFLFISHDMAVVERVSHRVAVMYLGEIVEIGPRAAVFGNPQHPYTKRLMAAVPVPDPERRRVKSAAVVEELKSPIRPVEYKVMPARFREVSKGHLVAEN; encoded by the coding sequence ATGATGATGTCCAACGCCCTGAACAAGACCGTGACTGCACCGGCCACCGGCCCGGTTCTCGCCGTTGAAAATCTGAGAACATCCTTCCTTGTCGATGGTGTCTGGAAGCCGGTGGTGCGCGATATCTCTTTCACCGTGATGCCTGGCGAGACAGTCGCGATTGTCGGCGAAAGTGGTTCCGGCAAGTCGGTCACATCGCTCTCCATCATGCGCCTGCTCCAACCGGACATGAGCAAGATTGAAGGCAAGGTCATGCTGGGTGGGCGTGATCTTCTTGGGTTGCCCGAGCATGAGACGCGCAAGGTTCGTGGCAATGATGTCGCGATGATCTTCCAAGAGCCGATGACGAGCCTGAACCCCTTGCTCACCATCGGTGATCAGATCTCGGAAGCCTTGCTCTCTCACTTGCCGATGAGCAAGGCGGATGCCCGTGCCGAAACCATCCGCATCCTGGAGAAGGTGCGCATTCCCTCTGCCGCCTCTCGCTTCGATGAGTATCCGCACCGATTTTCCGGCGGCATGCGCCAACGCGTCATGATTGCCATGGCGCTTGCAACCAAGCCGGCACTGCTGATTGCCGACGAGCCGACCACGGCCCTCGACGTGACCATTCAGGGACAAATCCTCGACCTGATCAAGATGTTGCAGGATGAAGAAGGGACATCCGTTCTGTTCATCACCCACGATATGGGGGTCGTCGCCGAAATCGCCGACCGGACCGTCGTGATGTATCGGGGCGAGCAGGTCGAAACGGGCCCGACCGCCGATATTTTCCATCGTGGCCAACATCCCTATACCCGTGCGCTCTTGTCCGCTGTGCCTGTGCTTGGCTCCATGCAGGCCCATCAAAGACCTCTGCGCTTCCCCGTGGTGGACGTGAAGACAGGTGATTCCGATGTGCCTGTGGAAGTGAAGGACACGGTCGTTGAAGGACGGCCAGTGCTGGAGGTACGCAATCTTACCAAGCGCTTCGACATTCACTCCGGCCTCTTTGGTACGCTCACCGGCCGCGTCCACGCGGTAGAGAATGTCTCCTTCGATCTTCAGGCAGGTGAGACACTTTCCCTTGTCGGCGAATCCGGCTGCGGCAAGTCAACGACAGGCCGGGCTATCATGCGCCTGATCGAACCGAATAGCGGCTCTGTTATCGTGGAAGGCCGCGATGTACTGGCGATGAGCAAGCAGGATATGCGCGAGATGCGCAAATCCGTGCAGATGATTTTCCAGGATCCGTTTGCCTCGCTTAACCCGCGCATGACCGTCGGCGCGGCCATTGCCGAGCCCTTTCTCGAGCATAAGATGGGTAGCGCGAAAGAGGCAAAAGACGTGGTGGCCGACATGCTGACGAAGGTTGGTCTGACGCCTGATATGGCGGGGCGATACCCGCACGAGTTTTCCGGCGGGCAGAGACAGCGTGTCTGTATCGCACGCGCATTGGCTCTGAAGCCAAAGGTGATCGTCGCCGACGAAAGTGTGTCGGCACTGGATGTGTCGATCAAGGCGCAAGTGATCAATCTGATGCTCGACCTTCAGCAAAGCCTTGGACTGTCGTTCCTGTTCATCTCCCACGACATGGCCGTGGTGGAACGTGTCAGCCACCGCGTCGCCGTCATGTATCTGGGGGAGATTGTCGAGATCGGCCCCCGTGCCGCCGTGTTCGGTAATCCGCAGCACCCATATACCAAGAGGCTTATGGCGGCTGTGCCGGTTCCTGACCCGGAACGCAGACGCGTCAAAAGCGCGGCTGTTGTCGAGGAGCTGAAAAGCCCCATACGCCCAGTCGAGTACAAGGTTATGCCTGCTCGGTTTCGTGAAGTCTCGAAGGGCCACCTTGTGGCTGAGAATTGA